In the Gemmatimonadota bacterium genome, GCGCGGGCACGTTCACCTCGTAGGTGACGCCGCCGTCGGTCTCGATCTCGACCATGCCCTCCGCATGGGAGGCCACCGTTCCACGTAGCCGGGAAATCACCTCGGGCTCATTCGGGACCGAGCGGGACGAGCGTCTGCACGTCGCCGGGCGTGTGCGGTACGGTCACGGAAGGTCGCCGATGGTTGCGTGGCATATGGCCGCGGCCACGCCGTCCGCCGCGTCGGCGGGAGTGGGCGGCTCGGCGAGCCTGAGATGCTTCATGACCATGAACGAAACCTGATCCTTGGTAGCGTTTCCGGAGCCGGCCACCGCACTCTTTATCTGACGGGGTGCGTACTCGGCCACGGGAACCCCGTGAAGCGAGCCGGCGAGGAGTATTACCCCTCTGGCGTGCCCAAGGGTCAGAGCGGACCGAACGTTTTTGCCCTGGAAGACATCTTCCACCGCCATCGCGTGT is a window encoding:
- the ruvC gene encoding crossover junction endodeoxyribonuclease RuvC; the encoded protein is MSPRSSASPSDPVERVILGIDPGTAVTGFGVVGRELSGTLRLVACGAIRTSARAPLATRVHEIFASVLELVESHRPHAMAVEDVFQGKNVRSALTLGHARGVILLAGSLHGVPVAEYAPRQIKSAVAGSGNATKDQVSFMVMKHLRLAEPPTPADAADGVAAAICHATIGDLP